In Amycolatopsis methanolica 239, a single genomic region encodes these proteins:
- a CDS encoding VOC family protein: protein MNLDHLVYATPDLAGTVADLRGRGIDLVPGGPHPGRGTRNHLTGLGDGAYLEVIGPDPEQEAPDGPRWFGIDDLAGPRLAAWAVRVPDLAAALVRSRAAGYSFGDPRPMSRRRPDGVLLSWSMAFPVEAGEVVPFLIDWQDSPHPGENLPVSASLESLTGVHPDPGLVAGPLAAVDAALTVVTGPAPRLEAVLATPGGQVVLR from the coding sequence GTGAACCTCGACCACCTGGTCTACGCGACACCGGACCTCGCCGGGACGGTGGCGGACCTGCGCGGGCGCGGGATCGACCTCGTGCCCGGCGGCCCGCACCCGGGGCGCGGCACGCGAAACCACCTGACCGGGCTCGGCGACGGGGCCTACCTGGAGGTCATCGGCCCCGACCCGGAGCAGGAGGCGCCGGACGGGCCGCGCTGGTTCGGCATCGACGACCTGGCCGGTCCGCGGCTGGCCGCCTGGGCGGTCCGGGTGCCGGATCTGGCCGCGGCGCTGGTGCGGTCGCGCGCCGCCGGCTACTCGTTCGGCGACCCGCGGCCGATGTCGCGACGGCGGCCGGACGGCGTGCTGCTGAGCTGGTCGATGGCCTTTCCCGTGGAGGCCGGGGAAGTGGTGCCGTTCCTCATCGACTGGCAGGACTCGCCGCACCCGGGCGAAAACCTGCCCGTGAGCGCCTCGCTGGAGTCGCTGACCGGGGTTCACCCCGACCCGGGCCTGGTCGCGGGCCCGCTCGCCGCGGTGGACGCCGCGCTGACGGTCGTCACCGGCCCCGCCCCGCGGCTGGAGGCGGTGCTCGC